The Cytobacillus oceanisediminis genomic interval ATTTTCTTGCCGCCCAGTCCTGGGAGCTGAAGCAGAGGAATTAATCCAGAAGGCACTTCTTCTTTTAATTCATCCAGAACAGAAGACTTTCCTTCTTTTATGTACTCCTCAATAACAGCAGCGGTTCCTTTCCCGATGCCGGATAACTTTGTAAAGTCATCAATTTCAGTCAAGCTTTCATCATTTGATTCAAGTGCCAGTGCCGCTTTTCGAAAGGCAGCTGTTTTGAAAGGATTTTCTCCTTTTAATTCCATATAAACAGCGATTGTTTCTAAAAGCCTGACAACATCTTTTTTATTTATACTCACGAAAACCACCTGCCTGTAACTGTATTAGTATCCGTATTATCTCTTATTTTGCGGTGGAACTTCAAATTATGGCTATCTCTAAAGCCTCTTACTTAATAAGTGAGGTTTTACTTTTTAATATTGCCCGTTGGTTTAGCTAGTTTGTAGATTTAAATCCACAAAACTTATATAGCCTTTCAAAAAGAAAACTTCTCTAGAAATAGAGAAGTTACGCAGCCATATATTCAACCCACATTTCTTTGAGCTGGTTAGAGAGAACAGGCGTATTCTTAACCATTAATTCTGCCATAAAGGAATTATTGATCGGCCCCTGCAGCACTTCTATTGGAACCAGTGCGGCTATGTATAATAGAATAAACATGATAAGATAGACTTCGATAAATCCGAGAATGCCGCCAGCCCAAACATTCAGCTGTTTTAAAACAGGAAGATGGGCAACAAAATCAAGCATGCTTCCGATAATCTGCAGTAATATTCTTACCGCAAAAAAAATCACGACAAATGCAATGGCGCGATAGTAAGCATCTTCAAGATCTGCATTCTCAAATAACGTCTGAATCGCCGAGTCACTGCTAAAGCTGGGATATGGCACCCATAAGGTCAGCTTAGGTGCTAGTTCGCCGTAATACATACGGGCTACAATGAAAGCAATAATGAATCCAGTCAAATGAATTAATTGGAGGATAAATCCTCTTTTTAAGCCTATAAAAAAGCCAAAAACCAAAATAATGATAATTGCAAGATCCAGCATGACTACTTTCCGTCCTTTACTCTATTTAATTCGTTCTCCAGCCGTTCCAGACGGTCTGTTAGCTTTATATAATCATTAACAGCATTGACTGCGGTTAGCACGGCTAACTTACTAATGTCGAGTGAAGGATTCTTCGAACTGATCTCACGCATTTTATCGTCAACCAGCGAAGCGACAAGGCGAACATGGCTGGAGCTCTCTGAGCCTACTATTACATATTGCTGTCCATAAATATCTACACTTGTTCGATTTCTTTGTATCTCTGACAACGTCCATGCCCTCCTTCTTTAAAGAATCCTAATCAATATCATAACATGAACGTAAATTGGTGGGAAGTCAAAGCATGTCAAAAGAGCTCAGTTCATCAGAAAAGCGGAAGCGCCTTGCCCACGAAGGAACGCAGACTAAGAACGCCACGTCCTGTGGCAACGTCTGCATGACCCGCATCCTGCAGGCCTCAAGCACAAGACGAGCCTCCCAGAAAGGCCTTCTTTGCCTTTTTGGGAGGCTTGCTCGAAATGTGGAGGCGACTGCCCAGGGACGACAGGCATAAGACGTTTCCTTTCAGAAGGC includes:
- the zapA gene encoding cell division protein ZapA, with amino-acid sequence MSEIQRNRTSVDIYGQQYVIVGSESSSHVRLVASLVDDKMREISSKNPSLDISKLAVLTAVNAVNDYIKLTDRLERLENELNRVKDGK
- a CDS encoding CvpA family protein, translated to MLDLAIIIILVFGFFIGLKRGFILQLIHLTGFIIAFIVARMYYGELAPKLTLWVPYPSFSSDSAIQTLFENADLEDAYYRAIAFVVIFFAVRILLQIIGSMLDFVAHLPVLKQLNVWAGGILGFIEVYLIMFILLYIAALVPIEVLQGPINNSFMAELMVKNTPVLSNQLKEMWVEYMAA